The Pan paniscus chromosome 15, NHGRI_mPanPan1-v2.0_pri, whole genome shotgun sequence genome includes a window with the following:
- the LOC100987891 gene encoding ubiquitin-conjugating enzyme E2 L3-like, whose product MAASRRLMKELEEIRKCGMKNFRNIQVDEANLLTWQGLIVPDNPPYDKGAFRIEINFPAEYPFKPLKITFKTKIYHPNIDEKGQVCLPVISAENWKPATKTDQVIQSLIALVNDPQPEHPLRADLAEEYSKDRKKFCKNAEEFTKKYGEKRPVD is encoded by the coding sequence ATGGCGGCCAGCAGGAGGCTGATGAAGGAGCTTGAAGAAATCCGCAAATGTGGGATGAAAAACTTCCGTAACATCCAGGTTGATGAAGCTAATTTATTGACTTGGCAAGGGCTTATTGTTCCTGACAACCCTCCATATGATAAGGGGGCCTTCAGAATCGAAATCAACTTTCCAGCAGAGTACCCATTCAAACCACTGAAGATCACATTTAAAACCAAGATCTATCACCCAAACATCGACGAAAAGGGGCAGGTCTGTCTGCCAGTAATTAGTGCTGAAAACTGGAAGCCAGCAACCAAAACCGACCAAGTAATCCAGTCCCTCATAGCACTGGTGAATGACCCCCAGCCCGAGCACCCGCTTCGGGCTGACCTAGCTGAAGAATACTCTAAGGACCGTAAAAAATTCTGTAAGAATGCTGAAGAGTTTACAAAGAAATATGGGGAAAAGCGACCTGTGGACTAA